A segment of the Aureimonas sp. SA4125 genome:
ATCCTCAACTTCACCGGTATCGACAGTCCCTACGAGCCGCCTTTGGACCCCGACATCCGCCTCACGCCCAGGTTGAGCGCCGAGGAGGCGGTCGACAGGGTGGTGCGATATCTGAAGGACGGCGGCTACCTCGCGCCGGCGTCGGCGTGATGGCAGTGGGGGGAAATGCTCCGATCAAGGTCTGCTTTCCCTTTGCCGGGCGCGATCTTGGCGGCAGTCACATCTCGGCGCTCAGGCTCGTGGCGGGATTCGATCGCGCCCGCGTGTCGCCCGTCGTCGTCGTTCAACACAATGACGGCCCGCTCGCCGCCCTCCTGGCACGCGAGCACGTGCCGTTCGTTCACCTGCCGATACCCGAACCGCTGCCGCGGAACGCTTCCCCGGTGGCGGCCTTTCGACATTACCTGACGCGCGTCCTGCCGCATCTGCGCCGTTTCCTTAAGCGCGAACGGTTTGACGTCGTCCACACCAATGACGGGCACACCCATGCGACCTGGGGACCGGCCGCTCGCCTCGTCGGCGCGAAGCTGGTCTGGCACCACCGCGGCGATCCGGAGGCGAGAGGCGCCAACCGCCTCGCGCCCTTGATCGCCCACCACATGGTCACGGTGTCGCATTTTTCTCGCCCGAGGCGGCCGTGGCTCCCCATGGCGCGGCGCCTCAGCGTGATCCGGAGCCCTTTCGAGGAGATGGCGAGCCCGCCCGACAGGACGGCCGCGAAAGCCGCGCTGCTGCAGGAGCTCGGCCTCGCCCCGGACACGCGCGTGCTCGGCTATTTCGGCGTGTTCGTCGATCGAAAGCGCCCGCTGCTGTTCGTCGACATCGTCCACCGACTGCGTTGCGATCGTCCGGAAATCCCCGTGGTCGGATGCCTCTTCGGGGCCTCGGCACTCGGCGGGCCCGACTTCGAGGAGGCGGTGCGGGCGCGGGCGGCGGCGCTCGGCATCGGTTCGGCGATCCGCCTCATGGGGTTCCGCCGACCGGTCGAGCCGTTCATGGCCGCCACCGACATCCTCATCGTTCCCGCCATCGCCGAGCCGTTCGGCCGCACGCTCATCGAGGCGATGTTCCTTGGAACACCCGTGGTCGCGACCGCCAATGGGGGAAATCCCGAGGCGATCGACGACGGACGGACGGGCTTTCTCGTCGAACCCGAAAACCCGGCGGCCTTCGTTCCCGCGATCGCCGGCCTGCTCTCCGACCCCGCTTTGTTCTCGAGGATCGCGGACACCGCGCGAGACGAAGCACGACGCAGCTTCGACGCCGACGACCATGTTCGCGAGGTGGCCGGTCTCTACGAGCGGATTCTCGGCGGCGGCAAGGTCCCGGCGCCGATCCACACCAATCCCAGTTTTCCCTAACGGCCGATGGAGCCAACATGATGCATGCGCAAGACATCGATTTCGTGATCATTGGCGCAGCCAAATGCGCGACGACCTGGCTACAGAAGTCGCTGCAGAGCGATCCCGCGGTCTCCATGCCGAACCCGGAACTCCATTATTTCAGTCGCAACTACGAGATGGGCGATCGCTGGTACCTCGAACAGTTCCCCGACCGCGAGAGCGTCGAGATCGTCGGCGAGAAGTCGAACTCCTACCTCGACACGCCAGCGGCCCCGATGCGGCTCTACCAGTTGCTGCCTCATGCCAAGCTCGTGGTGCAGCTCCGCAATCCCGTCGAGCGGGCCTATTCCGACTATTGCATGCTGTATCGGCGAGGCGACGTCGACGGCGACATCGAGGCGCATCTCGACCCTCGGCGAGGCCCGGGCCGGCGTCCTCTTGTCGGCGGGCTCTATCACCGCCAGCTCCAGGCCTATCTCGATCTCTTCCCGAAGGAGCGGCTCCTGGTTCTCTTCTACGAGGACATGCTCGCGGCGCCGACCGAACAGATCGGACGCTTGCGCGAGTTTCTCGGACTTCCCGTCACCAGCCCGGCGCTTACGCTACCACAAAAGGTCAAGGATCGTACCGAACCGATGATGCCTCCCCACCTTCGCAAGTGGGTCCGGCCGCTAAAGCCCTTGATGCGCTCGCTTCGAGGCACCCGGTTGTTCAACGCGGCGCGAGGGGCGGTCGTCCGCGAGATCGCCTATCCGCCCATGACGCAGACCATGCGCCAGCGCCTCGCGGGCTTCTACGAAGAGGATGTCACCGACCTCGGCAATTTCGTCCAACGGGATCTGTCGCAATGGCTTAGTCCCGAACAGGCTTATACGCATTTAAAATTAAATCGGCGTGCAAATTGATTTCATCACTACGATCGACTCTTTCCAGCCTACGTACCCAAGATCGTTAGTGATATACTTATAATGGCGTGGTGGATATATTGGTGCCAATCGATTTAATCGGCTCATTCACCTTCACCGGAGCGTCGATCCGGTGACATGTTTTTGCATGTCATCTGCTAGACGACTTCTCACCTGCATCGCCGCGTCCATGGCATGGCGAACTTCAGAGGTGCTGCGATGACCATTCGACTGGACGAACCGCCCCGGACGCGGCCCTCCCTTGGACTGCAGGCCGTTCTCCTCTATGCCGCCGTCGCGGTCGGGCGGTTGCTCGCAGGACCGTCGTCCCGTCCATGGCCGAAACATCTCGACCGCGACAAACTCTACGTGGCCGTCAGTCGGCGCCTGCGCGGCCGGTTCACGGCCGTCTTGAACCAGCGCTTCCTCTATGCCGGCGACCTCGGCATGGCGGCTCTCGCGGTGCTCGTCGCCGTTCTCATCCGTCTCGGCATCGACAGCGATACCTCGGACACCGAGAGCGTTCACGCCGTGTTCGTCGCCGCGCCATGGTTTCTGGTAACCTGCGCCGTCACCTTTCCCTTCACCCGCCTCTATGTGCGCAACTGGAAATACGCGTCCGTCGCCGACCTTCTCGGCATAGCGCGGGCCGTCTTCGTCGCCGCACTCGTCTTCGTGGTCTGGATGTTCGCGACCCGCCAGGCCGACGCGTTTCCGCGCTCGGTCATGGTAATCGCAGTTTTGCTTCTCGTGCCGCTTCTGACGACCGTTCGCCTCGCCATGTCGTCGCCGGAACTCTATCGCTTCGGCCGCTGGAGCCGTGCGCAGGCCGAAGGTCTCGGCGACCGGGTGCCCGTTCTTCTTATCGGGGCGGGAGACGAAGCCGATCTCTACCTGCGCGCTGTTCAGCGTGATGCGACCGCCCCGCATTCGCCCGTCGGCATTCTCGAGAGATCGCCGGTCTCCGAAGGCTATTGCCTGCGGGGCGTGCCGATTCTCGGAACCATGAGTGAGCTCGAGTCCGTCATCGCCGATCTGGAAACGCGCGCGCTGCGGCCGCGGCACCTCATCCTCACCGACAAGGCCGGCGGTTTCAACGATCCGGTCATGGAGACCCTCATCAACCAGGCGGAGCGGCTGGGCATCGCCATCTCCCGGCCGGCACCCGTGCTGGAGCTTCGAGATCCCAAGGCGGCCGGCCGGTTCGACCTGCGCCCGATCGAGTTGACGGACCTTTTGGAGCGCCCGCAGACCGCGCTCGACAAGGCTGTGCTACGCCGGATGGTGGAGAATCGTCGCATCGTCGTGACGGGTGCGGGCGGTTCGATCGGAGGCGAGCTGGCCTTGCAACTCGCCGCGCTCTCGCCGTCCAAGATCGTGTTGATCGAAAGCAGCGAATTCAACCTCTACGCGATTGACCTCGAACTGTCCGAGAAGCATCCGAACGTACCGCGCGCGCCCTACCTCTGCGATGTGCGCGATGCCGGCCGCCTCGCCGAAATCTTCGATCGGCACCAGCCGGAACTGGTGTTCCACGCGGCGGCCCTGAAGCACGTGCCGATGGTCGAACTCAACCCTTGCGAAGGCATTCTCACCAACGTCGTCGGGACCATGAACGTCGCCGAGGCGACACGTCGGTGCGGCGCGCAGGCGATGGTCCAGATATCCACCGACAAGGTGGTGAACGCCACGAGCGTGATGGGTGCCACCAAGCGGCTGGGCGAGCTCTATTGCCAGGCGCTCGACCTGGCGGGTGGGACCGAGGAGAGACGCACGCGCTTCATGACGGTCCGGTTCGGAAACGTGCTGGGGTCGAGCGGGTCTCTGGTGCCGCTGTTCAAGCGCCAACTGGCGCGGGGCGGGCCGCTGACCGTGACGGACACGGAGATGAAGCGGTTCTTCATGACGCTGAGGGAAGCGGTGGAGCTGACGCTTCAGGCGTCCACCTCCGGCCTGGAGAAGCAGTTCGGACGGGGCGAGATCTTTGTTCTCGACATGGGCGAGCCGATCAAGATCATCGATATGGCGCGGCGCATGATCAAGCTTGCGGGCTACAGGCCGGATACCGACATCAAGATCGAGATCGTCGGCTGCCGTCCGGGCGAGAAACTGTTCGAGGAGCTCTTCGATCCCAGCGAACAGCGGATGGGATCGCCGGTGCCAGGCGTGCTGAGGGCAGTTCCCGCTCCGGTCCCGCTGGGTGTGCTGCGCGGCGCCTTCGCCCAGCTTGCCCACCTGGCACGGGCCGGCGATGCCGACGGCGTGATGGCGCTGCTGGCGGATGTTCTTCCGAGCTACCGTCGGCGCGACGGCGAGGGCTCGGCGTCCGTGGTCCCGCTCGAAGCGGCGGCGGCCTGAGCCGCGACATGGGAACGCGGTCCGCCATCCGCGGCGTCGCCGCCGCCGTCCTCCTCTCGGCATCCGTCGGTGCCGGCATGGCCCAGGGCAAGCCGGCCCCCTCGACGGCGCGCGAGACGCTGGAGAAGGCCGGTGCCTACTTCCGTGACCATCTCGGAGTGGGCGGCACCTATGTCTGGAAATACGGTGTCGACGGCAACATCCGGCGCGGCGAGGGCGGCGAGGTTTCGCCCACTCTCGGCTGGGTACAGCCGCCGGGCACCCCGGCGGTGGGTGCAGCCTTCCTGCGCATCTACGACGTCACGGGCGACACGCAGTGGCTCGACGCCGCGCGAATCGTGGCGCGAGCCCTCGTTCGCACGCAGCTTCTGTCCGGCGGCTGGTTCCAGGCCATCGAGACCGACCCCGAGCGTTCCCAGCGGTGGTGTTACCGGTTGGAAATCGCCGCGGGGCAGCGCTGCAAGGAAGGCGAGCCGGATCGCAACAAAAGCATTCTCGACGACAACAACACGCAGAGCGTGATGAACTTCCTCATGTGGTTCGATCGTGCGGCGGGAGCGACCGAGCCGGACGTGCGGGCCGCCATCGATTACGGCCTGAAACGGCTGATGGCGGCCCAGTACCGGAACGGCGCCTTTCCCGCCGCCTATTCGGAGAAGGCCCCCGGCGCCGAGCAGGACGTGGCGCCGCGCGCGAGCCTTCCGGCCGAGTGGCCGCGCGTCTGGCAGAAGCCGGACTCGCCGCCCTACTTCATCACCAACGACAATCTCCAGCGCGACATGGGGCGCCTGTTCCTCAACGCCTTTCGCACCTATCGCAATCCGGCCTACCTGCAGACCGCGATGAAGATCGGCGATTTCCTCGTCGCCGCCCAACTGCCCGCTCCCCAGCAGGGCTGGGCCCAAACCTACGATCAGTCCCTTCAGCCGGTCTGGGGGAGAAAGTTCGAGCCTCCGGCCCTGGCGTCCTCCGAGACGGCCGGCAATATCGAATATCTCGTCGAGCTTCACGAACAGACCAGCAAGGCGCGTTACCTGGAAACCGCGGCCGCTGCCGCGGAATGGCTGGATTCCGTGCGCCTTCCCGACGGCCCTTGGGCACGGTTCTACGAGCTGAGGTCCGACCGGCCGCTTTACGTCGATCCCGACTACAAGATCACGTACGACGATCAGAAACTTCCGGATCACTACACGCTGCGGAGCGACTTCGGCATCCCGCGCGTGTTCGACCGGCTTCGCACCTCCCGGCGCGGCGGCAACCCTGCGCCCACCGGCTTCTGGGTCAACCGGGCGGACGCGATGGACCGCGAGGAGTTGGCCGCCGAGGCGCAGCGCCTGTCCGACCAGCTGGACGGGGAGGGCCGCTGGGTCGATGCGGGCTGGATCGACGGCGCGGCCTTCGTCGACGGCGTCTTCGTGCTGGCACGCTTGATGACGCTGTCCAGCGAGGCGGACAATTGAAACATCCTCCGTGCGACGCCCGTATGACCGAAACACCGCACGCTCGGATCCGCGTGCGGCTCGATCGCCGCACTTGCGCGGCACGTGTAGCGGAAACACCGGGGGCACGGGCGCTCGACGGTCGCTCCGACGTTTCGATGGCGGCGCCGATCGACGGTGCCGACCTGCGTCGCGTCGACGGGGCGACGCGCATGCGGCCTTCGGCGGCTTCGGCGTCCCGCGAGCCGAAGCTTCGGCATTCCTACATTCTGTCCTTGCTCCGGGCGGCCGTCATCGTCGCCGCGCTCCCGGTGCACGCCCACGCCCTCGGCGCCTTTCCCGGTGCGGAGGGCTTCGGTCGAGGCGCGACGGGCGGCCGCGACGGCCGGATCATCGACGTCGTCAATCTCGACGATTCCGGTCCGGGGAGCCTGCGAGCCTGCGTGCTCGAGACGGGCCCGCGAAGCTGCATCTTCCGGGTGGCCGGGGTCATCGTGCTCGAGCGGGCTCTTCTCGTCGACGGCCCCGCCGCGGCCAATCTGTCCATTCTCGGGCAGACCGCTCCAGGCGGCGGCATCACGCTCACCGTCTCGCCCGACTCCGAAAATCTATACCGCACGCCGCTGGTCATCCGACGCACGAGCGACGTGGTCGTTCGCCATTTGCGTCTGCGCTCGCGTTTCGCGAATTCGGTCCGCAACGTCGATGCCGTGACGGTGGAGGCAAGCCGGCGCGTCTACCTCGATCATGTCTCGGGGTCGTGGGCCACCGACGAGAACTTCAACACCCATGGCCAGACGAGCGAGCTCACGGTCGCCTATTCCATCTTTGGAGAGGGGCTGCGCAAGCACAGCAAATGCGCACTCATCGGGTCCGATCCTTCAGCCCCCCAAAGCATCAGCTTCTGGCGAAATCTCTGTATTTCCAACAACGATCGCAATCCCGACGTCAACCATTTTCAAAAATCGTGCGTCGAGATCACGGACAACCTGTTTTACAATGCCCGGTCGGAGTGGATGGAGGTCTTCAGCCAGTTTCCAGGTGGTACGACGACATCGGTCGTCGGCAACTACTTCAAGGCCGGTCCATCGACACTGGTTGCGACCTTCGCCTTGAAGTGGCAGGACGTCGAGAGTGCGGCGCAGCCTCAGATCTACATGAGCGACAATGCCGTCTGGTCTCCTCTGGGCAAGACAATCGGCATGGTTGCGCAGGACACCGCCCGCGTCCTTGTCGCCGAGCCGGCCTGTCCCCTAGAGTCCCCGACCTTTGCCGATCCCGCAAGGACCTACGGCGAAGTCCTCGCCTATGCCGGCGCTTTCCCACGCGACACTGTCGACGCGCGCTTCGTGAAGGAGGTTGGTGCACTCGGTTCTCCCGGCTCGGGGAAACTGCGCAACCGCGCTGGCGATCTCGACGTGGAGGTGCCCGCGACCCCCTATGCCGACCGCGATCTCGACGGGATGGCGGATTCCGTCGAAACACGCATGGGTGCAAATCCGGCGATTTTCGATGCATGGGACGGGGTGGACGACGACGGCTGGTCAAGCTTCGACCGTTTCATGCAGTGGTTGTCGCAGGAGAGACTGGCGAATCGCTATCCCGAATGATGCGGGTTTGGTCGATCGGATCTGAAGCTACTTCGAGCCGGCGCGGCGATGGCCCTTGTGTCGACGCTCGCCAAGACATTGTCCGGAAAGGCCTACGACTTTCATCGCGAGTTTCGCCGCCCCGCCGGCGGCGCGATGCGTTCAGCGCCGAGCGCCCGGGGACGCAAGGCGGTCGGTCTGGATCTGGGTCGCCATGATACTGGGGGCCAGGCCGAGCAGCAGGGATACGACGAGAAAGCGCCCGTAGACATGCGGCGTCGCGTTCACCAGAAGCGCGAAAAGCGTCACGGAGGTGAAGGTACATGCGGCGGCCGGGCGATGGCCGGGGACCCTAAACGCCATGGCGGCGGTGACGAGGGCCCCGACCATCATCAGGCCGAACCCGATCATTCCCAAAAAGCCCGCTTCGACCCAGACGAGCAGATACATGTTGTGGACAGGCGCACCGTAGTCGCTGATCTCCCGATACTGGTCGGCGCCGACGCCAAGAAACATCGAGTTCTTCGTCATGGACAGTGCATCGAGAACCAGTTCGAAGCGACCGGTAAAGGTGCCGGCCTGATCGATGCTGCCGGTTTCGAGCGCGCCGAGGACGCGGCGCTGGAAGACGATCGGCAAAAATACTGTGCCCCATGTCAGGACCGCGCCGTAGAGGACTGCGACCGCACCGGTCGAAAACCAGATCTGACGCCACGATCCTGAAACGAGAACCGAGGCGGCGACCGCGTAAAGGAGGCCGAAAAGCCCCGTGTTGGAGCCAGTTAGCATGATGGCGTAGGCGAAAAGCGGAATAATGAGCAGCAGCCAGACTGGCTTCATGTTGCCGGTGACCGCGAGCCAGAGCGCCAGGGGAACCGTCAGCGCGATGAGCGCGGCACATTCGTTCTCGCGCTCGACGAAGCCTTGCAGTCTGCCGCTGCCGCTGACGAAGGCGGTGTATCTTTCAAGGGAGATGTCGACGGCGTAGATGCCGTGAACGCACATG
Coding sequences within it:
- a CDS encoding pectate lyase, with protein sequence MGTRSAIRGVAAAVLLSASVGAGMAQGKPAPSTARETLEKAGAYFRDHLGVGGTYVWKYGVDGNIRRGEGGEVSPTLGWVQPPGTPAVGAAFLRIYDVTGDTQWLDAARIVARALVRTQLLSGGWFQAIETDPERSQRWCYRLEIAAGQRCKEGEPDRNKSILDDNNTQSVMNFLMWFDRAAGATEPDVRAAIDYGLKRLMAAQYRNGAFPAAYSEKAPGAEQDVAPRASLPAEWPRVWQKPDSPPYFITNDNLQRDMGRLFLNAFRTYRNPAYLQTAMKIGDFLVAAQLPAPQQGWAQTYDQSLQPVWGRKFEPPALASSETAGNIEYLVELHEQTSKARYLETAAAAAEWLDSVRLPDGPWARFYELRSDRPLYVDPDYKITYDDQKLPDHYTLRSDFGIPRVFDRLRTSRRGGNPAPTGFWVNRADAMDREELAAEAQRLSDQLDGEGRWVDAGWIDGAAFVDGVFVLARLMTLSSEADN
- a CDS encoding glycosyltransferase family 4 protein; its protein translation is MAVGGNAPIKVCFPFAGRDLGGSHISALRLVAGFDRARVSPVVVVQHNDGPLAALLAREHVPFVHLPIPEPLPRNASPVAAFRHYLTRVLPHLRRFLKRERFDVVHTNDGHTHATWGPAARLVGAKLVWHHRGDPEARGANRLAPLIAHHMVTVSHFSRPRRPWLPMARRLSVIRSPFEEMASPPDRTAAKAALLQELGLAPDTRVLGYFGVFVDRKRPLLFVDIVHRLRCDRPEIPVVGCLFGASALGGPDFEEAVRARAAALGIGSAIRLMGFRRPVEPFMAATDILIVPAIAEPFGRTLIEAMFLGTPVVATANGGNPEAIDDGRTGFLVEPENPAAFVPAIAGLLSDPALFSRIADTARDEARRSFDADDHVREVAGLYERILGGGKVPAPIHTNPSFP
- a CDS encoding O-antigen ligase family protein encodes the protein MDQTPRFDGRYEDYRASPVAVEQTNDSNRIELALAAAAVFLAPVNILRTDAFYLTASDVFATVALLALVMNRTLTFASLGAGTFLWNTGLVLMAGMLFASSLVFGDPTRGVVLSGQYLFAYLLMSHVLLSRTLRETVFLLRVFVASVTLMCVHGIYAVDISLERYTAFVSGSGRLQGFVERENECAALIALTVPLALWLAVTGNMKPVWLLLIIPLFAYAIMLTGSNTGLFGLLYAVAASVLVSGSWRQIWFSTGAVAVLYGAVLTWGTVFLPIVFQRRVLGALETGSIDQAGTFTGRFELVLDALSMTKNSMFLGVGADQYREISDYGAPVHNMYLLVWVEAGFLGMIGFGLMMVGALVTAAMAFRVPGHRPAAACTFTSVTLFALLVNATPHVYGRFLVVSLLLGLAPSIMATQIQTDRLASPGARR
- a CDS encoding sulfotransferase — its product is MMHAQDIDFVIIGAAKCATTWLQKSLQSDPAVSMPNPELHYFSRNYEMGDRWYLEQFPDRESVEIVGEKSNSYLDTPAAPMRLYQLLPHAKLVVQLRNPVERAYSDYCMLYRRGDVDGDIEAHLDPRRGPGRRPLVGGLYHRQLQAYLDLFPKERLLVLFYEDMLAAPTEQIGRLREFLGLPVTSPALTLPQKVKDRTEPMMPPHLRKWVRPLKPLMRSLRGTRLFNAARGAVVREIAYPPMTQTMRQRLAGFYEEDVTDLGNFVQRDLSQWLSPEQAYTHLKLNRRAN
- a CDS encoding nucleoside-diphosphate sugar epimerase/dehydratase, with translation MTIRLDEPPRTRPSLGLQAVLLYAAVAVGRLLAGPSSRPWPKHLDRDKLYVAVSRRLRGRFTAVLNQRFLYAGDLGMAALAVLVAVLIRLGIDSDTSDTESVHAVFVAAPWFLVTCAVTFPFTRLYVRNWKYASVADLLGIARAVFVAALVFVVWMFATRQADAFPRSVMVIAVLLLVPLLTTVRLAMSSPELYRFGRWSRAQAEGLGDRVPVLLIGAGDEADLYLRAVQRDATAPHSPVGILERSPVSEGYCLRGVPILGTMSELESVIADLETRALRPRHLILTDKAGGFNDPVMETLINQAERLGIAISRPAPVLELRDPKAAGRFDLRPIELTDLLERPQTALDKAVLRRMVENRRIVVTGAGGSIGGELALQLAALSPSKIVLIESSEFNLYAIDLELSEKHPNVPRAPYLCDVRDAGRLAEIFDRHQPELVFHAAALKHVPMVELNPCEGILTNVVGTMNVAEATRRCGAQAMVQISTDKVVNATSVMGATKRLGELYCQALDLAGGTEERRTRFMTVRFGNVLGSSGSLVPLFKRQLARGGPLTVTDTEMKRFFMTLREAVELTLQASTSGLEKQFGRGEIFVLDMGEPIKIIDMARRMIKLAGYRPDTDIKIEIVGCRPGEKLFEELFDPSEQRMGSPVPGVLRAVPAPVPLGVLRGAFAQLAHLARAGDADGVMALLADVLPSYRRRDGEGSASVVPLEAAAA